A genomic segment from Pangasianodon hypophthalmus isolate fPanHyp1 chromosome 25, fPanHyp1.pri, whole genome shotgun sequence encodes:
- the pkp3b gene encoding plakophilin-3 — protein MSTSEGLFFSALQPHTAVSTYAVPNDRELTADRQAKEKRVQQQVQQRLAEKASSEYSGISMKRYDSHGTGINSKTLMYSGSRLTSPRLHQVPGEFSSRSAVEMGTQRKVSIGTPVPAVVGNPYRYYDDTYNGGHLIGQVNRVEQEAGLQLMQGQPSPSGNWVTQEGMTSSEHRSYYGHSPLPSVSPMRRSLSGTIVHDGIGRGWKEAELAHQYSSKGPAHRTLMRMNNRQTQHQRMGNSTIQWQQATAGGSTMMAGGQYPSTIRRAGSVHSLKSVGRGVDVCDAVVDGRDIPGGIHSLDMSTAVSYLSSADVSMQMLGAAYIQHQCYHSNEAKDLVRNLKGIPALVQLYSSENQEVQRYATGATRNLIYENMENKSALIEAGGISKLVSALKEPDDELRKNVTGILWNLSSKDSLKEKLARESLAELTERVLIPLSGGGDTGVIQQSQSETDIFYNTTGCLRNMSSVNGRTRQQMRDTRGLVDSLVGYIQNSLQEGKAEDKGVENCVCVLRNLSYQLYSEIPTSVQQRLEGPTRAQHTRHRDAIGCFTPQSKKTKDKRNHELATLSEVARVPKGAEWLWHPQIVGLYNQVLQNYEMNNTTREAAAGALQNITAGDSRWASVLSRVALEQERMLPVILDQLRTPTDAELRSLTGLLRNLSRHSKDKADMATKVVNILVPKLPSDGHQKEPSSDVVVNICGILNNLVMASSLAARDVTYFDGVPKLVGIKTSHDNSPGKVKAAKAASTVLCNMFQYSKLHKDYKQKGFTRRDFTDTI, from the exons aATATAGTGGAATATCCATGAAGAGGTACGACAGCCATGGGACTGGAATCAACTCTAAGACGCTTATGTACAGTGGCAGCAGACTAACA AGCCCACGTTTGCATCAGGTTCCTGGAGAGTTCTCCTCGCGCTCAGCTGTGGAAATGGGCACGCAGCGCAAGGTGAGCATTGGCACCCCAGTGCCCGCTGTTGTGGGCAACCCGTACAGATATTATGATGACACCTACAATGGAGGGCATCTTATTGGCCAAGTAAATCGAGTGGAGCAGGAAGCAGGTTTGCAATTAATGCAAGGGCAGCCTTCTCCCAGTGGCAACTGGGTAACTCAGGAGGGTATGACCTCGTCTGAGCATCGCTCCTACTATGGCCATAGCCCATTGCCCAGTGTGTCACCTATGAGACGCAGCCTCAGTGGTACGATAGTGCATGACGGTATTGGCAGAGGATGGAAGGAAGCAGAGCTTGCTCATCAGTATTCTTCCAAAGGCCCAGCCCACCGTACCCTGATGCGCATGAATAACCGACAGACACAGCACCAGAGGATGGGCAACAGCACTATTCAGTGGCAGCAGGCGACTGCTGGGGGCAGCACCATGATGGCCGGAGGGCAGTATCCTAGTACGATAAGGCGAGCAGGATCAGTGCACAGTCTGAAGAGTGTGGGCCGAGGAGTGGATGTGTGTGATGCAGTGGTCGATGGCAGGGACATTCCTGGAGG AATCCACAGCCTGGACATGTCGACTGCAGTCAGTTATCTCAGCTCAGCAGATGTTTCCATGCAAATGCTCGGAGCTGCCTACATTCAGCATCAGTGTTACCATAGCAATGAAGCCAAAGACCTG GTACGAAATCTGAAGGGGATCCCCGCACTGGTGCAGCTATACAGCAGTGAGAACCAGGAAGTGCAACGGTACGCTACAGGAGCCACACGCAACCTCATCTATGAGAACATGGAAAACAAGTCGGCTCTGATCGAGGCTGGTGGTATCAGCAAATTGGTCTCTGCACTGAAAGAGCCAGATGATGAACTTCGCAAGAACGTTACAG GTATTTTGTGGAACTTGTCATCTAAGGACAGTTTGAAGGAGAAGTTGGCGAGGGAGAGTCTAGCCGAGCTGACTGAGCGAGTGCTGATTCCTCTCTCAGGAGGTGGAGACACTGGAGTTATTCAGCAGAGCCAGTCTGAAACAGACATATTCTACAACACTACAGGCTGTCTtag AAACATGAGCTCGGTGAATGGGAGGACCAGGCAGCAGATGAGAGACACTCGTGGCCTTGTGGACTCTCTTGTAGGATACATACAAAACTCCCTGCAGGAGGGCAAGGCTGAGGACAAG GGTGtagagaactgtgtgtgtgtcctgagaaACCTGTCCTACCAGCTGTACTCTGAGATCCCCACATCAGTGCAGCAGCGTTTGGAGGGTCCAACACGAGCTCAGCACACACGACACAGAGACGCCATCGGCTGCTTCACTCCACAGAGCAAGAAGACAAAGGAT AAGAGGAACCACGAGCTGGCCACGTTGTCCGAGGTAGCTCGAGTACCAAAGGGGGCTGAGTGGCTTTGGCATCCTCAGATAGTTGGGTTATATAACCAAGTGCTGCAAAACTACGAGATGAACAACACTACCCGTGAGGCTGCAGCTGGGGCCTTACAGAACATCACAGCAGGGGACAGCCGG TGGGCGTCGGTGTTGAGTCGTGTAGCTCTGGAACAGGAGCGGATGCTACCTGTGATTCTGGATCAGTTGAGAACCCCAACCGACGCTGAGCTGCGTTCTCTTACTGGGCTGTTGAGGAATCTGTCACGGCACTCCAAGGACAAGGCAGATATGG CGACGAAAGTGGTGAATATCCTCGTGCCCAAGCTGCCTAGTGATGGGCATCAGAAAGAGCCATCCAGCGATGTTGTAGTCAACATCTGTGGCATTCTCAATAACCTGGTCATGGCGAGTTCACTGGCTGCAAGAGATGTGACTTACTTTGATGGAGTGCCCAAACTGGTTGGAATCAAGACGTCTCATGACAACAG TCCAGGGAAGGTGAAGGCAGCTAAGGCCGCCTCCACAGTGCTGTGTAACATGTTTCAGTACagcaagctccataaagactACAAGCAG AAGGGGTTCACCAGACGAGACTTCACTGATACGATTTGA